The Listeria sp. PSOL-1 genome includes a region encoding these proteins:
- the yfmH gene encoding EF-P 5-aminopentanol modification-associated protein YfmH, whose translation MKKIDFKEARETVYHETLENGLKVFLLPKTGFNKTYAIFTTNYGSIDNTFVPIGENKLTHVPDGIAHFLEHKLFEKEDGDVFFKFGEKGAFTNAFTSFTRTAYLFSSTSNVSENLEILMDFVQEPYFTEQTVEKEKGIIGQEIQMYDDDADFRVYFGAIENMYHHHPVKIDIAGTVESIAEIDKDLLYLCYNTFYHPSNMVLFVVGNLEPEEMMEQIRRNQAQKTFPEAKPVKRSFKEEPAEVATKMRKIKLPVQIAKNLVGIKEDIGKLSGMDAVKHEMKAKIALELLFGATSDAYLTLYNEGVIDDTFGFDYSLQDSFSFVLIGGDAKDPDEQAKQIVNVFFDTAKHGVSEEALELVKRKKIGQFLRSLNSHEFIAQMFSHYIFEEASLFDIQGAIYAITKQDIDQFLQHLADENRFTTFQILPE comes from the coding sequence ATGAAGAAAATTGATTTTAAAGAAGCTCGCGAAACGGTCTATCATGAAACGCTTGAAAACGGTCTAAAGGTCTTCTTGCTGCCTAAGACAGGGTTTAATAAGACGTATGCCATTTTTACAACTAATTATGGTTCGATCGATAATACATTTGTGCCTATTGGTGAAAATAAACTTACACATGTACCAGATGGGATTGCTCATTTTTTAGAACATAAACTATTTGAAAAAGAAGATGGCGATGTCTTTTTTAAATTTGGTGAAAAAGGGGCCTTTACAAATGCTTTCACTTCTTTTACAAGAACAGCTTATTTGTTTTCTAGCACATCAAATGTTTCAGAAAATCTAGAGATACTCATGGATTTTGTCCAAGAGCCCTATTTTACAGAGCAAACGGTTGAAAAAGAAAAAGGAATTATTGGGCAAGAAATCCAAATGTATGATGATGATGCGGATTTTCGTGTTTATTTTGGAGCGATTGAAAACATGTATCACCATCATCCGGTAAAAATTGATATTGCTGGTACAGTAGAATCCATTGCTGAAATTGATAAAGATTTGCTTTATCTTTGCTACAATACATTTTATCATCCAAGTAATATGGTTTTATTCGTTGTTGGGAATTTAGAACCTGAAGAGATGATGGAACAAATTCGTCGTAATCAAGCTCAAAAAACATTTCCAGAAGCAAAACCAGTTAAGCGATCTTTTAAAGAAGAGCCAGCTGAAGTAGCAACAAAAATGCGTAAAATCAAGCTTCCTGTACAAATTGCTAAAAATCTTGTAGGCATTAAAGAAGATATTGGTAAACTATCCGGAATGGACGCTGTAAAACATGAGATGAAAGCTAAAATCGCTTTAGAGTTGCTATTTGGGGCAACGAGCGATGCTTATCTAACGCTTTATAATGAAGGCGTCATTGATGATACATTTGGTTTTGATTATTCACTACAAGATAGCTTTTCTTTTGTGCTTATTGGTGGCGATGCAAAAGATCCAGATGAACAAGCAAAACAAATTGTAAACGTGTTTTTTGATACCGCGAAACATGGTGTCAGCGAAGAGGCGCTGGAACTTGTGAAACGGAAAAAAATTGGCCAATTTTTGCGTTCGCTTAATTCACATGAGTTTATTGCTCAAATGTTTAGTCATTATATCTTTGAAGAGGCTTCTTTGTTTGATATCCAAGGAGCGATTTACGCGATTACAAAACAAGATATTGACCAATTTTTACAGCATTTAGCTGATGAAAATCGTTTTACTACTTTCCAAATTTTACCCGAGTAA
- the ymfI gene encoding elongation factor P 5-aminopentanone reductase yields the protein MDLGRFNCLIIGASGDIGTAISLKLAKRGYNLYLQYNKGEKAISSLLKELALFPGEYIPIQADLNEHQSVTTISESIFQLDMMIYAAGNTVYKLLTDTTDDEMSQLWNVHLYAMMRLVRDLSPKITKSEQGRIILISSIWGEMGAVMESVYSAVKGGQITFSKALSKELAYSGTTVNCITPGAVDTKMMDFFNRDEKEATESEIPFGRMATTDEVANAVLFLVSENASYITGQTLGINGGWHM from the coding sequence TTGGATTTGGGACGTTTTAATTGTTTGATTATCGGTGCAAGTGGCGATATTGGCACAGCAATTTCATTAAAGCTTGCCAAACGCGGTTATAACCTTTACTTACAATATAATAAAGGTGAAAAAGCGATTTCTTCTTTACTTAAGGAGCTTGCCCTTTTTCCGGGAGAATATATTCCAATCCAAGCTGATTTAAATGAGCACCAAAGTGTGACGACAATCAGCGAAAGTATATTCCAGCTTGATATGATGATTTATGCTGCTGGAAATACTGTTTATAAGCTTTTAACAGATACAACAGACGACGAAATGAGTCAGCTTTGGAATGTTCATTTATACGCGATGATGCGCTTAGTACGTGATCTTTCACCGAAGATTACAAAGTCAGAACAAGGTCGCATTATATTGATTAGTTCGATTTGGGGAGAAATGGGTGCTGTCATGGAGTCGGTTTATTCCGCTGTTAAAGGCGGACAGATTACTTTTTCCAAAGCACTTAGCAAAGAACTAGCCTATAGTGGAACGACCGTGAACTGTATTACGCCAGGTGCTGTTGATACAAAAATGATGGATTTTTTTAATAGAGATGAAAAAGAAGCTACGGAAAGCGAGATCCCATTTGGTAGAATGGCGACCACCGATGAAGTAGCAAATGCGGTTTTGTTTTTAGTTAGTGAAAATGCAAGCTACATTACTGGCCAAACGCTTGGGATAAATGGCGGTTGGCATATGTAG